One genomic region from Clarias gariepinus isolate MV-2021 ecotype Netherlands chromosome 22, CGAR_prim_01v2, whole genome shotgun sequence encodes:
- the LOC128509896 gene encoding isocitrate dehydrogenase [NAD] subunit gamma, mitochondrial-like, with product MSPARSVLSLSKVFQPWAGLKGNTVNVIRPITCSRRETSSYTPPPAKYGGRHTVTLIPGDGIGPELLSHVRELFRFSCVPVDFEVVNVDSTATSEDDINNAVTAIRRNGVALKGNIETNHKLPPSHKSRNNLLRTSLDLYANVMHCQTLPGVQTRHKDIDIIIIRENTEGEYSSLEHENVPGVVECLKIITRTNSLRIAEYAFKLAREKGRRRVTAVHKANIMKLGDGLFLQCCKEVAAGYPDITFDNMIVDNTTMQLVSKPQQFDVMVMPNLYGNVVSNVCAGLVGGPGLVPGANYGKDYAVFETATRNTGKSIANKNVANPTATLLASCLMLDHLKLHDYASIIRKAVHTTLSETKLHTADLGGQGTTSEVVQAVMQVVQRNRLHISKPV from the exons ATGTCACCTGCTAGGTCAGTGCTTTCTCTCTCCAAGGTTTTCCAGCCCTGGGCCGGACTAAAGGGTAACACGGTCAAT GTGATAAGACCAATTACATGCAGCAGGAGAGAGACCTCTTCTTACACT CCCCCTCCTGCAAAGTACGGAGGCCGACACACAGTAACCCTGATCCCTGGAGACGGCATCGGTCCTGAACTTCTGAGTCATGTCCGGGAGCTTTTCAG GTTCTCCTGCGTCCCTGTGGATTTTGAAGTAGTGAACGTCGACTCAACAGCTACCTCAGAGGATGACATAAATAATGCTGTCACAGCCATCAGACGCAATGGGGTTGCACTCAAGG GTAATATAGAGACCAATCACAAACTTCCACCCTCTCACAAGTCCAGAAACAACTTGCTACG CACATCGCTAGATCTATATGCTAATGTGATGCACTGCCAGACTCTCCCTGGTGTCCAAACCCGGCACAAGGACatagacatcatcatcatcagagaGAATACAGAAGGAGAGTACAGCAGCTTAGAGCATGAG aatgtCCCAGGAGTCGTAGAATGTCTGAAGATCATCACCAGGACGAACTCATTGCGGATCGCTGAATATGCCTTCAAACTTGCCCGGGAAAAAGGTCGTCGCAGGGTCACTGCCGTACATAAAGCCAACATCAT GAAGCTGGGTGATGGTCTCTTCCTGCAGTGCTGTAAAGAGGTAGCAGCAGGATATCCAGACATTACTTTTGACAACATGATTGTGGATAACACTACCATGCAG CTCGTCTCCAAGCCCCAGCAGTTCGACGTGATGGTGATGCCAAACCTCTATGGTAACGTAGTGAGCAATGTGTGCGCCGGACTTGTGGGTGGCCCAGGTTTAGTTCCAGGAGCCAACTATGGCAAAGACTATGCTGTTTTTGAAACA GCCACAAGGAACACTGGGAAAAGCATTGCAAACAAGAACGTTGCAAACCCAACGGCTACATTGTTGGCCAGCTGCCTCATGCTGGATCATTTAAA ACTTCATGATTATGCCAGTATAATTCGAAAAGCAGTCCATACAACTTTATCTGAGACGAAG TTACACACGGCTGATCTTGGGGGTCAAGGCACAACGTCCGAGGTGGTCCAAGCCGTGATGCAGGTGGTTCAGAGGAACAGACTGCATATCTCCAAACCTGTCTGA
- the fam120c gene encoding constitutive coactivator of PPAR-gamma-like protein 2, with amino-acid sequence MGVQGFQEYLEKRCPGASVPVDLLKLGRTASRNPPHHHHHPHPHHHPHHPNALPAPPPPPPPARILVDADSGLQRLYGGYQTDWVCGGEWNAMLGYLAALSQACLYQGGLELVVAFNGTLGKERWPEWARRAQAHRQTAQLIVNHVGSKGTPPPRAWFLPPACLSHCVRLAMFRFRVRVVQTLEDHHQEVLSLYRDFGFQGLIAQDSEFALCNVPAYFSSHALKLSWNGKNLTTHQYLLSEAARQLGLKTQHLPIFAALLGNHILPDEDLAAFHWSLLGPEHPLASLKVRAHQLVLPPCEVVIKAVSEYVASIQDLGNLDAVARDVFKQSQSRTEDKIERFKKAVEYFSAASKPRPLTMGPSPYLLPGFGPCQFGGPLGHMGPVQSGKAQVGPPQVSGVKVPYPGGPYGPGPASALLFQNPPPPLQECNDSLVGKMGFGDWSAPYDSTQVGNRMPNHHTAAPSGPSPSPSSSSDGEEQNDTSTNHLADKSSRWEEPTGRGGGTSGEGPQGNGSGSTIPSLLSMATRSHMDITTPPLPQVSAEVLRVAEHRHRRGLMYPQIYHILTKGEMKMPVCIEDECNPDLPPASLLFRSARQYAYGVLFSLAETQRRLERMAMRKRAPLEVPPVIVKEWCASKAKSALTPELVPAMCFREWTCPNLRRLWLGRASEDRSRRTRAFLACMRSDCPALLNPSCVPSHLLLMCCVLRYMMQWPGGRILQRHELDAFLAQAVSNQLYEPDQLQELKVEKVDNRGVQLASLFMSGVDTALFVNDVCGQPLPWDHCCPWGFFDGKLFQSKLAKATRDRAALLDMCEGQEELVSRVEKMRQAILEGINLSRPPPPPPPLPPPAFLPPAMVPPFYPMHPLYPPRPLGSMPPPHHQHRPRAFPGIQSIPPQGGKLEIAGMVVGQWAGNKPVRGRGGFNVQVVSVGGGKGRGKEMIPKGRGGKKITTNRPQTLSSSPPSSSPPKLAEEPKTVGRPAERAGVVSQQLNGSSSGSATGQPVDLPPLAQPIQCALASKENQSGDGVEVEAPCCLDDCSSDGALQKEE; translated from the exons ATGGGAGTGCAGGGCTTTCAGGAGTATTTGGAGAAGCGATGCCCGGGCGCCTCGGTTCCGGTAGATCTTCTCAAACTGGGTCGAACCGCGAGCCGAAATCCTCcgcaccaccaccatcatccccATCCCCAccatcatcctcatcacccGAACGCGCTGCCcgcgcctcctcctcctccgccgccCGCGCGCATCCTCGTGGACGCGGACTCAGGCCTGCAGCGCCTCTACGGCGGCTACCAGACCGACTGGGTTTGCGGCGGCGAGTGGAACGCCATGCTCGGCTACTTGGCGGCGCTGTCGCAGGCCTGCCTGTACCAGGGCGGCCTGGAGCTCGTCGTGGCATTCAATGGCACGCTGGGCAAAGAGCGCTGGCCCGAGTGGGCGCGCCGAGCACAGGCCCACAGACAGACGGCGCAGCTCATCGTCAACCACGTGGGCAGCAAAGGCACACCGCCCCCACGCGCCTGGTTCCTGCCGCCCGCCTGCCTCAGCCACTGCGTCCGCCTCGCCATGTTCCGCTTCCGCGTGCGG GTGGTTCAGACCCTTGAGGACCACCACCAGGAGGTGCTATCTCTGTACAGAGACTTTGGATTTCAGGGCCTGATTGCACAGGACTCCGAGTTTGCTCTATGCAATGTCCCGGCCTATTTTAGCTCTCATGCGCTTAAGCTCTCCTGGAACGGCAAAAATCTGACCACTCACCAGTACCTGCTGTCTGAGGCTGCTCGCCAGCTGGGCCTTAAAACCCAGCACTTGCCCATCTTTGCTGCCCTACTTG GTAACCACATTCTGCCAGATGAAGACCTGGCTGCCTTTCATTGGAGTCTCTTGGGTCCAGAACATCCTCTTGCCTCTCTCAAG GTAAGGGCTCACCAGTTAGTCCTCCCTCCCTGTGAGGTTGTGATTAAAGCTGTATCAGAGTACGTCGCCTCTATTCAGGATCTTGGAAACCTAGATGCTGTGGCCAGAGATGTATTCAAACAGTCTCAG TCTCGGACCGAAGATAAAATTGAAAGATTTAAGAAGGCAGTGGAATATTTTTCAGCGGCCAGTAAACCCAGACCTCTTACCATGGGACCTTCTCCTTACCTCT TGCCAGGTTTTGGGCCTTGTCAGTTTGGTGGTCCTCTGGGCCACATGGGGCCAGTACAGTCTGGGAAAGCCCAG gtTGGTCCACCCCAGGTATCAGGTGTTAAGGTGCCTTATCCCGGTGGGCCTTATGGCCCCGGCCCAGCCTCTGCCCTTCTTTTCCAGAACCCGCCTCCACCACTGCAGGAATGCAACGATTCTCTTGTTGGAAAAATGGGATTTGGTGATTGGTCTGCTCCTTATGATTCCACTCAAGTTGGCAACCGAATGCCCAATCACCACACTGCTGCTCCTTCAGGCCCTTCTCCATCACCGTCGTCTTCTTCAGATGGGGAGGAGCAAAATGACACCAGCACTAA TCATTTGGCTGACAAGTCCTCTAGATGGGAAGAGCCCACTGGCCGTGGGGGTGGCACCTCCGGAGAGGGTCCCCAAGGCAACGGGAGCGGGTCAACTATTCCGTCACTGCTGTCCATGGCAACACGGAGTCACATGGACATTACAACTCCACCCCTTCCACAGGTCAGCGCTGAGGTGCTACGAGTGGCAGAGCACAGACACAGAAGAGGTCTCATGTACCCACAGATATACCACATCCTCACAAAG GGGGAGATGAAGATGCCAGtatgtatagaagatgagtgcaACCCTGACCTGCCTCCTGCTTCTTTGCTGTTCCGCTCAGCACGGCAGTATGCCTATGGCGTGCTGTTTAGCCTGGCTGAGACTCAGCGGAGATTGGAAAGGATGGCCATGCGCAAGCGCGCTCCACTAGAGG TGCCCCCAGTAATAGTTAAGGAGTGGTGTGCCAGTAAGGCCAAGTCAGCCTTAACTCCTGAGCTGGTTCCAGCCATGTGTTTCCGTGAGTGGACCTGTCCTAATCTGAGGCGTCTGTGGCTTGGTCGTGCCTCTGAGGATCGCAGTCGACGCACGCGGGCCTTCTTGGCCTGCATGAGATCAGACTGCCCTGCCTTGCTTAACCCGTCCTGTGTGCCATCACACCTGCTGCTCATGTGCTGTGTACTCAG GTATATGATGCAGTGGCCTGGTGGCCGCATTCTCCAACGTCATGAGCTTGACGCTTTTTTGGCTCAAGCGGTGTCCAATCAGCTCTATGAGCCTGATCAACTGCAGGAACTCAAG GTGGAGAAAGTTGACAACCGAGGTGTGCAGCTGGCCTCTCTGTTTATGAGTGGCGTGGACACTGCTCTTTTTGTGAATGATGTGTGTGGCCAGCCTCTTCCTTGGGATCACTGCTGCCCATGGGGCTTCTTCGATGGCAAACTATTTCAGAGCAAACTTGCAAAGGCTACCAGAGACAGGGCTGCTCTGCTGGACATGTGTGAAGGCCAG GAGGAGCTGGTGTCCAGAGTCGAGAAGATGAGGCAGGCTATTCTGGAGGGCATCAACCTCTCTCGGCCTCCTCCACCACCCCCACCTTTGCCACCCCCAGCCTTCCTGCCCCCTGCTATGGTGCCACCGTTCTACCCTATGCACCCTCTGTACCCACCTCGACCCTTGGGTTCTATGCCTCCTCCTCACCACCAGCACCGACCAAGAGCTTTCCCAG GTATCCAGTCTATACCTCCTCAAGGTGGGAAGCTAGAGATTGCTGGCATGGTTGTTGGCCAATGGGCTGGAAACAAGCCAGTGCGTGGCAGAGGAGGATTTAATGTACAGGTGGTATCAGTGGGAGGAGGAAAAGG AAGGGGCAAAGAAATGATACCCAAAGGAAGAGGAGGAAAGAAAATTACCACAAATCGACCACAG ACTCTCTCTTCCTCACCTCCCTCATCCAGCCCCCCAAAGCTGGCAGAGGAGCCAAAAACAGTGGGGAGGCCTGCTGAGAGAGCCGGCGTCGTATCCCAGCAGTTGAATGGCAGTTCTTCAGGAAGTGCCACTGGCCAACCCGTTGACCTGCCACCACTGGCCCAGCCAATCCAGTGTGCCTTAGCCAGCAAAGAAAACCAATCAGGAGACGGGGTGGAGGTGGAGGCCCCATGTTGCCTTGACGACTGCTCGTCAGATGGTGCACTACAAAAAGAGGAGTAA